In Helianthus annuus cultivar XRQ/B chromosome 9, HanXRQr2.0-SUNRISE, whole genome shotgun sequence, the following are encoded in one genomic region:
- the LOC110876216 gene encoding extensin-like, with product MPPRLRGRGKGPMRGGPSSSSGPSHRRTPSDSISGSDSKDNWSHSFQPARHSVSLGSSPADPPYFGMPIPIEPHHSPLLLGTHQSNQSYHSYKSHPLHQSDSTYSPTQFNPNAYVNDFLGYNLLGPEDHFSQEMEMDDDPDSDLQTGTPGHPISISSGSPFLGSPYNGPDSFQEKMGQYDWFFTPSYHSSPGQPPLDEPQLRAVTPPPLPVEDPPQQPPEPPRRKRNARMSVRGGPQFVSPRGSSSYPPIPEDPQLGESSRTVTEVNLPSVSHAPFQPPLGFDNPIPTYPGSSGYNPSGYPSDYGTQDPYHTPAQYHHHYPSSYPPLYPTRYPAQDSQYPPYQQPPSYQQQQT from the coding sequence ATGCCACCAAGACTAAGAGGACGAGGCAAGGGACCCATGCGTGGAGGACCCTCTAGTAGCTCCGGACCCTCCCATAGGCGTACACCATCTGACTCGATTTCCGGCTCCGACTCCAAGGACAATTGGAGCCACAGCTTTCAACCAGCAAGACACTCTGTCTCGCTGGGGTCCTCACCAGCAGACCCTCCTTATTTTGGGATGCCCATTCCGATCGAACCCCATCATTCTCCTCTCTTGTTAGGAACTCATCAATCCAACCAATCATACCATTCTTACAAATCTCATCCTCTTCACCAATCAGATTCCACTTATTCCCCAACACAATTTAATCCCAACGCTTATGTTAACGACTTTTTGGGCTATAACCTTTTAGGACCTGAGGATCATTTTTCTCAGGAGATGGAGATGGATGACGACCCAGACTCAGATTTGCAAACTGGTACACCAGGGCACCCGATAAGTATCTCTAGCGGTTCCCCATTTCTGGGATCACCGTACAATGGGCCCGACTCATTCCAGGAGAAGATGGGCCAGTATGACTGGTTTTTCACACCTTCATACCATAGCTCACCTGGCCAACCTCCCTTGGATGAACCACAGCTTCGAGCGGTTACCCCACCACCCTTGCCAGTTGAGGATCCACCTCAACAGCCTCCTGAGCCTCCAAGGCGAAAAAGGAATGCTAGAATGTCCGTACGTGGGGGACCACAGTTTGTATCTCCTCGTGGCTCGAGTTCGTATCCTCCTATCCCAGAAGACCCTCAGTTGGGTGAGTCATCACGCACGGTGACGGAAGTTAACCTTCCGTCGGTTTCACACGCACCATTTCAGCCACCGTTGGGTTTCGACAACCCTATCCCGACATACCCAGGATCATCTGGGTATAACCCGTCTGGATACCCATCCGACTATGGGACTCAGGATCCGTATCATACACCTGCCCAATACCATCATCATTACCCTTCGTCTTACCCTCCACTCTATCCTACTAGATACCCGGCGCAGGATTCTCAATACCCGCCATATCAACAACCTCCTTCGTATCAGCAGCAGCAGACTTAA